A window of the Drosophila simulans strain w501 chromosome 2L, Prin_Dsim_3.1, whole genome shotgun sequence genome harbors these coding sequences:
- the LOC6731715 gene encoding 60S ribosomal protein L13 — translation MGKGNNMIPNQHYHKWWQRHVKTWFNQPARKVRRHANRVKKAKAVFPRPASGALRPVVRCPTIRYHTKLRAGRGFTLEELKGAGIGANFAKTIGIAVDRRRKNKSLESRQRNIQRLKEYRSKLILFPINEKKIRAGESSLEECKLATQLKGPVLPITNEQPAVVEFREVTKDEKKFKAFATLRKARTDARLVGIRAKRAKEAAESEDAAKGDPKKAKK, via the exons ATGGGTAAGGGTAACAATATGATTCCGAATCAGCACTACCACAAGTGGTGGCAGCGGCATGTGAAGACCTGGTTCAACCAGCCGGCCCGCAAGGTCCGCAGGCATGCGAACCGCGTCAAGAAGGCTAAGGCCGTCTTCCCCCGCCCAGCCAGCGGTGCCCTGCGCCCTGTGGTCCGCTGCCCCACCATCCGCTACCACACCAAGCTGCGTGCCGGCCGTGGTTTCACCCTGGAGGAGCTGAAG GGTGCCGGCATTGGCGCCAACTTCGCCAAGACCATCGGCATTGCCGTCGACAGGAGGCGCAAGAACAAATCCCTGGAGTCCCGCCAGCGCAACATCCAGCGCCTCAAGGAGTACCGCAGCAAGTTGATCCTGTTCCCCATCAACGAGAAGAAGATCCGCGCCGGCGAGTCCTCTCTGGAGGAGTGCAAGCTGGCTACCCAGCTTAAGGGACCTGTCCTGCCCATCACCAACGAGCAGCCCGCCGTGGTCGAGTTCCGTGAGGTGACCAAGGATGAGAAGAAGTTCAAGGCCTTCGCCACGCTGCGCAAG GCTCGCACTGATGCCCGTTTGGTCGGAATCCGCGCCAAGCGCGCCAAGGAGGCCGCTGAGAGCGAGGACGCCGCCAAGGGAGACCccaagaaggccaagaagtAA
- the LOC6731714 gene encoding uncharacterized protein LOC6731714: MSEGVPASPVAIGELKYEDVSQLNFSKLYSPKMKSVYWRYFGFPSNDNNEVITKQNVVCIKCHKVLTNHGNTTNLRAHLQHRHKDLFKELCQEHDIHVPPRKTPRNVSHPPLSKRNVSSRRVKLEFINNRNHDNASDDELDEAAVATAAMQAEEDASSQTMLYETMVPFTYDEAENLVEEEERLVVEPKYGRKRKVATPSSALMHGRVIKHEEGSYAPVANIANLAEALTDIVIKDLRNVDSLYDAGFSEFLRQVLGSSAPMPEPHKIDSLINEMHASKFLEIGEITRDFTSEKPFSLAFEMWVNVEQRRFLSIFHHFLDEETQSVRGMLYATVEYNDYIVFDDLLTDFYLANCTLAIINYDEEEDLLHTYLREKNIPISLCYVSVIDKCLRRVFEIEEVATLMEQVKDLMQRHSSEIASKVSEVPMPTYNEHFPWTLYETLKFFAESISWSEDMDHLVISAKTVTEALSALVIALDTLRGEDIPLCSMLSPITSKILIKKLGIAEQDDPLMMNLKRTISSVLQAHVISNDNLTAAALLDPRFHRLTTIDNLDRTVRMLTHKYNINFGGVGDGESNEVAATSNVVAIKSEPRVVDGSPPKKLGLKLLFDSNEIPNPPKRDGDSSVESDLKRYRNEVVVQLDESPIDWWLKMGHIYGTLRDLASLYHSVPGVVTLSFKKTLRDQIYDFNKRFMLTGSHIDAILFLHHHNN; this comes from the exons ATGAGCGAAGGGGTACCAGCGTCGCCGGTGGCCATTGGCGAACTCAAGTACGAGGATGTGTCGCAGCTGAATTTTTCCAAACTGTACTCGCCCAAGATGAAAAGCGTATACTGGCGCTACTTTGGATTCCCCTCGAACGACAACAATGAGGTCATTACAAAACAGAATGTGGTCTGCATTAAGTGTCACAAGGTGCTGACCAACCATGGCAACACCACCAATTTGCGTGCGCATCTCCAGCACCGGCACAAGGATCTGTTCAAGGAGCTGTGCCAGGAGCACGACATTCATGTGCCGCCGCGCAAGACGCCGCGTAATGTATCCCATCCACCGCTGTCCAAGCGGAATGTTTCCTCGCGGCGGGTCAAGCTGGAGTTCATCAATAACCGGAACCACGATAACGCTTCCGATGATGAACTGGACGAAGCAGCCGTGGCAACTGCGGCCAtgcaggcggaggaggacgCCTCCTCGCAAACCATGCTGTACGAGACCATGGTGCCGTTCACCTACGATGAGGCCGAAAATCTGgtagaggaggaggagcgcctGGTTGTGGAACCAAAGTACGGACGCAAGCGCAAAGTGGCCACTCCATCGAGCGCCCTGATGCACGGGCGGGTTATCAAGCACGAGGAAGGCAGCTATGCGCCCGTGGCGAACATCGCCAATCTGGCCGAAGCCCTTACGGACATTGTGATTAAGGATTTGCGCAATGTCGACTCTCTGTACGATGCCGGTTTCAGCGAATTCCTGCGTCAAGTCCTAGGCAGTTCGGCACCCATGCCCGAGCCACACAAGATCGACTCGTTGATCAATGAGATGCACGCCTCCAAGTTCCTGGAGATTGGCGAAATCACGCGCGATTTCACCTCCGAGAAGCCCTTCTCCCTCGCCTTTGAGATGTGGGTAAATGTCGAGCAGCGGCGCTTTCTCAGCATCTTCCATCACTTTCTGGACGAGGAGACTCAGTCAGTTCGCGGTATGCTGTACGCCACCGTGGAGTACAACGACTACATCGTCTTTGACGATCTGCTGACCGACTTCTACTTGGCCAACTGCACACTGGCCATCATAAACTACGACGAGGAAGAGGACCTTTTGCACACCTATCTGCGAGAGAAAA ATATCCCCATTTCGCTGTGCTACGTTTCGGTAATTGACAAATGTTTGCGTCGTGTGTTTGAGATCGAAGAGGTGGCCACTTTAATGGAGCAGGTGAAAGACCTAATGCAACGTCATTCATCGGAGATCGCCTCCAAGGTGTCCGAGGTGCCCATGCCCACGTATAACGAGCACTTCCCCTGGACACTGTACGAAACATTGAAGTTCTTTGCCGAGTCCATATCTTGGTCCGAGGACATGGATCACCTGGTTATATCAGCCAAGACGGTGACGGAGGCCCTGAGTGCTCTGGTG ATTGCTTTGGACACGCTGCGTGGCGAAGACATTCCCTTGTGCAGCATGCTCTCGCCAATAACTTCGAAGATTCTTATCAAGAAGTTGGGCATTGCCGAGCAGGACGATCCCCTAATGATGAATTTGAAGCGGACCATTTCCAGTGTCCTCCAGGCACACGTTATATCCAATGACAATCTGACCGCTGCTGCATTGCTGGACCCACGCTTCCACCGCCTGACCACCATTGACAACCTAGACCGAACCGTTCGTATGCTGACCCATAAGTATAACATTAACTTTGGTGGGGTGGGCGATGGGGAGTCCAACGAAGTGGCAGCCACCTCCAACGTGGTGGCCATTAAGTCAGAACCAAGAGTAGTGGACGGCAGTCcaccaaagaagttgg GTCTGAAACTGTTGTTTGACAGTAACGAGATACCAAATCCTCCGAAGCGAGATGGGGACAGCAGCGTGGAGTCCGATCTTAAGCGATATCGCAACGAGGTGGTTGTCCAGCTGGATGAATCGCCCATCGATTGGTGGCTCAAGATGGGTCACATTTATGGAACACTGCGCGATTTGGCCAGCCTGTACCACAGTGTGCCCGGCGTGGTGACGCTCAGCTTCAAGAAGACGCTGAGAGACCAAATATACGACTTCAACAAGCGATTCATGCTCACCGGTAGTCACATCGACGCTATCCTCTTTCTGCATCATCACAACAATTAG